One genomic region from Hyalangium minutum encodes:
- a CDS encoding ATP-binding protein produces the protein MGAAPRPRVLLVDDDPDSLAALEILLEPLGAELVKTTSGEQALQTLSTGNTFALILLDVRMPGLNGYETADLLRQDERTRSIPIIFLTSCAQGEEEVKTGYAHGAVDYLPKSFPAQLLRWKVSSFIELFLSRGDGAAGQRPQMLAEASQALRRESQELASLAQAITREVVRHMGDSSTLRLWSEPDRLLECVSLSHVNSRAQEELLQRLAGPSQRPSELHLSLASTGQSFFWPVVSLEELLAQALPEQRPTLERYPIHSWMAVPLVAHGRVLGTLDAVRHTPGRPFSPEDLRLLEEFASIAALSLEESRSLREQPPQEALRQQLEFEQKLIGIVSHDLRTPLGAIVMAAGLLQATPGLDERQRRAVHRILSSSDRATRLIQDFLDFTQAHLGQGIALKLQRVDLHDVIREVVSEVLQTSPGLRVSVEQRGDGQGLCDPDRLAQVVTNLVNNALTYGAPGMPVVVRSEASPGTFLLEVHNQGNAIPAELLPRLFDPLMRGAHSARNLSRNIGLGLFIVREIVRGHGGSIEVSSSQEAGTTFAVRLPRQ, from the coding sequence GTGGGGGCCGCTCCACGGCCTCGCGTGCTCCTGGTGGATGACGACCCCGACAGCCTTGCGGCCTTGGAGATCCTCCTGGAGCCTCTGGGCGCGGAGCTCGTCAAGACCACCTCCGGGGAGCAGGCGCTCCAGACGCTGTCCACCGGGAACACGTTCGCGCTCATCCTCCTGGACGTGCGGATGCCAGGCCTGAATGGCTATGAGACAGCCGATCTCCTGCGGCAGGACGAGCGCACCCGCTCCATTCCCATCATCTTCCTGACCTCCTGCGCCCAAGGAGAAGAGGAAGTGAAGACTGGGTACGCGCACGGCGCCGTGGACTACCTGCCCAAGTCCTTCCCCGCCCAGCTGCTGCGCTGGAAGGTGTCCTCGTTCATCGAGCTCTTCCTGTCCCGGGGAGACGGTGCCGCGGGCCAGCGCCCCCAGATGCTGGCCGAGGCCTCGCAGGCGCTCCGAAGGGAGAGCCAGGAGCTGGCCTCCCTGGCGCAGGCCATCACCCGCGAGGTGGTGCGCCACATGGGCGACAGCAGCACCCTGCGGCTGTGGTCCGAACCGGATCGGCTGCTGGAGTGCGTGTCGCTGAGCCATGTCAATTCCCGCGCCCAGGAGGAGCTGCTCCAGCGGCTGGCGGGCCCCAGCCAGCGCCCGAGCGAGCTGCACTTGAGCCTGGCGAGCACCGGCCAGTCCTTCTTCTGGCCCGTCGTCTCCCTGGAGGAATTGCTCGCCCAAGCCCTGCCCGAGCAACGCCCCACCTTGGAGCGCTACCCCATCCACTCTTGGATGGCCGTCCCGCTGGTGGCCCACGGCCGCGTCCTCGGCACGCTCGATGCCGTGCGACACACCCCGGGGCGGCCCTTCTCTCCGGAGGATCTCCGGCTGCTGGAGGAGTTCGCGTCCATCGCGGCACTGTCCCTGGAGGAGAGCCGGTCCCTGCGGGAGCAGCCCCCCCAAGAGGCCCTCCGGCAGCAGCTCGAGTTCGAGCAGAAGCTCATCGGGATCGTCTCTCATGATCTGCGCACCCCGCTGGGAGCCATCGTCATGGCGGCGGGGCTGCTCCAGGCCACCCCCGGCCTGGACGAGCGCCAGCGCAGGGCAGTCCACCGCATCCTCTCCTCGAGTGACCGCGCCACACGGCTGATCCAGGACTTCTTGGACTTCACGCAGGCGCACCTGGGCCAGGGCATTGCCTTGAAGCTCCAGCGGGTGGACCTGCACGACGTCATCCGCGAAGTGGTGAGCGAGGTGCTGCAGACCTCTCCGGGGCTGCGGGTGAGCGTGGAGCAGAGAGGGGACGGGCAGGGGCTGTGTGATCCGGATCGCCTGGCCCAGGTGGTCACCAACCTGGTGAACAACGCGCTCACCTACGGCGCACCCGGCATGCCCGTGGTGGTCAGGAGCGAGGCATCCCCCGGCACGTTCCTGCTCGAGGTCCACAACCAGGGGAACGCCATCCCCGCCGAGCTGCTTCCTCGCCTCTTCGACCCGCTCATGCGTGGAGCGCACTCCGCTCGCAACCTCAGCCGGAACATCGGCCTGGGCCTCTTCATCGTCCGGGAGATCGTCCGCGGCCA
- a CDS encoding glutathione S-transferase N-terminal domain-containing protein — protein sequence MSAAPEALERPVLIGRSSSHFTRIARIFAAELGVDHSFQVVRDLMSSNPEDYGGNPALRIPVLKTPQGSWFGALNICRELWRRSSSRPRVSWPEDLDVPVLANAQELVLQSMATEVTLVMSKVGGASDSSAHHTKMRTQLINMMAWLEQNAQAVLAALPPQRDLSFLEVTLYCLVTHLEFREVLPTAPYVELTRFCQQFAKRASIQETPFRFDT from the coding sequence ATGTCCGCTGCGCCCGAAGCACTCGAGAGACCTGTCCTCATCGGCCGTTCGAGCTCTCACTTCACACGCATCGCGCGGATCTTCGCCGCGGAGCTGGGCGTGGACCATTCCTTCCAGGTGGTGCGAGACCTGATGTCCTCCAACCCGGAGGACTACGGCGGCAACCCCGCGCTCCGGATCCCAGTCCTGAAGACGCCCCAAGGGAGCTGGTTCGGAGCCCTCAATATCTGCCGCGAACTCTGGCGGCGGTCGAGCTCCAGACCTCGCGTGAGCTGGCCCGAGGACCTTGACGTGCCGGTCCTCGCCAACGCGCAGGAGCTCGTGCTTCAGAGCATGGCCACGGAGGTGACGCTGGTCATGTCCAAGGTGGGCGGTGCCAGCGACAGCAGCGCTCACCACACCAAGATGCGAACGCAGTTGATCAACATGATGGCGTGGCTGGAGCAGAACGCGCAGGCGGTGCTCGCCGCGCTCCCGCCCCAGCGGGACCTGAGCTTCCTGGAGGTCACGCTCTACTGCCTCGTGACGCACCTGGAGTTCCGGGAGGTTCTGCCGACGGCTCCCTACGTGGAGCTGACCCGGTTCTGCCAGCAGTTCGCGAAGCGCGCTTCCATCCAAGAGACGCCCTTCCGCTTCGACACGTAG
- a CDS encoding D-alanine--D-alanine ligase family protein, producing MGKRVGVLMGGWGEEREISLKTGEAVVAALEEQGHTVTRVFAGPGLDRVLRSAEMDMAFLALHGRMGEDGKVQGLLELLELPYTGSGVMASALAMNKPFAKKLFRLHNLPTAPGYRIGRAELPTLQERHGDLGFPCVVKPACGGSSVGLALVNDAETLTSAVAEACRYGGEALVERYVRGREVTVGILGGEVLGSCEISYPREGFDYEAKYKGGARYHLPPRLSPTRLANVEHLALAAWEALGCRGYGRVDLICSDEDNDIVLEVNTLPGLTPMSLLPKIAAQKGITFSQLCERILALATRDEAGVTEAPDMATVQPAPRRAVGG from the coding sequence ATGGGCAAGCGCGTTGGAGTGCTGATGGGCGGGTGGGGCGAGGAGCGGGAGATTTCACTGAAGACCGGCGAGGCGGTGGTGGCCGCGCTCGAGGAGCAGGGCCACACGGTGACTCGCGTCTTCGCGGGGCCGGGGCTGGATCGGGTGCTGCGGTCCGCCGAGATGGACATGGCCTTCCTGGCGCTCCACGGGCGCATGGGCGAGGACGGCAAGGTGCAGGGCCTGCTGGAGCTGCTCGAGCTGCCCTACACGGGCTCGGGCGTGATGGCCTCCGCGCTGGCCATGAACAAGCCCTTCGCCAAGAAGCTGTTCCGGCTGCACAACCTGCCCACGGCGCCGGGCTACCGCATCGGCCGCGCCGAGCTGCCCACACTCCAGGAGCGCCACGGCGACCTGGGCTTCCCCTGCGTGGTGAAGCCGGCCTGCGGCGGCTCGTCGGTGGGGCTGGCCCTGGTGAACGACGCCGAGACGCTGACCTCCGCGGTGGCCGAGGCGTGCCGCTACGGCGGCGAGGCGCTCGTGGAGCGCTACGTGCGCGGCCGCGAGGTGACGGTGGGCATCCTCGGCGGTGAGGTGCTCGGCAGCTGCGAGATCTCCTATCCCCGCGAGGGCTTCGACTACGAGGCCAAGTACAAGGGCGGGGCGCGCTACCACCTGCCGCCGCGGCTGTCGCCCACGCGGCTGGCCAACGTGGAGCACCTGGCGCTCGCCGCCTGGGAGGCGCTGGGCTGCCGCGGCTACGGCCGGGTGGACCTCATCTGCTCGGACGAGGACAACGACATCGTCCTCGAGGTGAACACGCTGCCGGGGCTGACGCCGATGAGCCTGCTGCCGAAGATCGCCGCGCAGAAGGGCATCACCTTCTCGCAGCTGTGCGAGCGCATCCTGGCCCTGGCCACCCGCGACGAGGCGGGCGTGACGGAGGCCCCAGACATGGCCACCGTGCAGCCCGCGCCGCGCCGGGCCGTGGGCGGCTGA
- a CDS encoding PEGA domain-containing protein: MVGLLASGPALAQQPVVRLLPRVLPSAAAPTLTVLVVPLDAAAQAQLPQLTYQAEQAVAGTERFQLVRLADALDAQGARERDAKAAAAAAALQEGQKAYDELDTQQALKQFDQAAQLYEGSDLSRHFMDMSRARVMKIAAYVANGDNKAFQRELKEVLARNPRAEFSSNFFPPDELAVVEKVRRGILAEATRTLEVKTGDVPAQIFMDGQFQGISPMTLSGLTSSEHFVTAIAPGYASAQGRFRGEAALKLEPLPTASKLKAWVDRIAAAPEGADRDAALRELGTFAGTQQVMALLVRGTPSISGQDAIALRVEVSDGHNAGYAVGPLPLSGDAGNTALQALLASVLQTDALRGKGGKPTTHYPTQGPSAGRKTAGYVLLATGAALVAGGIYFGLEASSKADDFKKLPQRDPRAEKLRSDGKTYALVADVGVIAGLASAGAGTWLAFLGGGDGADSGGKKGRVTPAPAPRPETAPAARPEDKPATPAATGKTQDKPATAPAAGKPEDKPAAAPPAGDKATPATAAPQGKSTPASRAEEEKRKREEEKKRAEEERLKREEEERLKREEEAKRKQAEEDKRKGEERLKREEEEKRKQEEERKKREEEEKKKREEEAKRKREEEERRKREEEEKKKKKPALDEDDLRNY; encoded by the coding sequence ATGGTGGGTCTGCTTGCCTCGGGGCCCGCGCTGGCACAGCAGCCCGTGGTGCGCCTGTTGCCCCGCGTTCTCCCGTCCGCCGCGGCGCCGACGCTCACCGTGCTCGTGGTGCCGCTGGATGCCGCAGCCCAGGCCCAGCTGCCCCAGCTGACGTACCAGGCTGAGCAGGCCGTGGCGGGCACCGAGCGCTTCCAACTGGTGCGCTTGGCGGATGCGCTAGATGCCCAGGGGGCTCGGGAGCGCGATGCCAAGGCCGCGGCGGCCGCTGCCGCGCTCCAGGAGGGCCAGAAGGCCTACGACGAGCTGGACACCCAGCAGGCGCTCAAGCAGTTCGACCAGGCCGCGCAGCTGTACGAGGGGAGCGACCTGTCCCGCCACTTCATGGACATGAGCCGGGCGCGGGTGATGAAGATCGCCGCGTACGTCGCCAACGGCGACAACAAGGCGTTCCAGCGTGAGCTGAAGGAGGTGCTCGCCCGGAACCCGCGCGCCGAGTTCTCCTCCAACTTCTTCCCGCCGGACGAGCTGGCCGTCGTCGAGAAGGTTCGCCGGGGCATCCTCGCCGAGGCCACCCGGACGCTGGAGGTGAAGACGGGCGACGTACCCGCCCAGATCTTCATGGATGGCCAATTCCAGGGCATCTCCCCCATGACGCTCTCGGGCCTGACGTCCTCCGAGCACTTCGTCACCGCCATCGCGCCCGGGTACGCCTCGGCCCAGGGGCGGTTCCGGGGCGAGGCGGCGCTCAAGCTCGAGCCGCTCCCCACCGCGTCCAAGCTGAAGGCGTGGGTGGACCGCATCGCCGCTGCTCCCGAGGGAGCGGACCGGGACGCGGCGCTTCGCGAGCTGGGCACCTTCGCGGGGACCCAGCAGGTGATGGCGCTGCTGGTGCGTGGCACCCCCAGCATCTCGGGCCAGGATGCCATTGCGCTCCGCGTGGAGGTGTCCGATGGCCACAACGCGGGCTACGCGGTGGGGCCGCTGCCGCTCTCGGGTGACGCGGGGAACACGGCACTCCAGGCGCTCCTGGCCAGCGTGCTCCAGACGGACGCGCTGCGAGGGAAGGGCGGCAAGCCCACGACGCACTACCCCACGCAGGGGCCAAGCGCGGGACGCAAGACGGCGGGGTACGTGCTGCTGGCCACGGGCGCGGCGCTCGTGGCGGGAGGCATCTACTTCGGCCTCGAGGCTTCCTCCAAGGCGGATGACTTCAAGAAGCTGCCTCAGAGAGATCCCCGGGCGGAGAAGCTCCGCTCGGATGGCAAGACGTACGCGCTCGTCGCGGACGTGGGGGTGATCGCGGGCCTCGCCTCCGCGGGAGCGGGAACGTGGCTGGCCTTCCTGGGAGGCGGAGACGGAGCGGACTCCGGTGGGAAGAAGGGACGCGTGACGCCTGCGCCTGCTCCTCGTCCGGAGACAGCTCCGGCGGCCCGGCCCGAGGACAAGCCCGCCACACCTGCGGCCACGGGCAAGACCCAGGACAAGCCCGCCACCGCACCGGCGGCCGGCAAGCCCGAGGACAAGCCCGCAGCGGCCCCTCCTGCCGGGGACAAGGCCACGCCGGCGACCGCGGCTCCTCAGGGCAAGTCCACCCCGGCCTCTCGCGCGGAGGAGGAGAAGCGCAAGCGTGAGGAGGAGAAGAAGCGCGCGGAAGAGGAGCGGCTCAAGCGCGAGGAGGAAGAGCGGCTCAAGCGCGAGGAAGAGGCGAAGCGCAAGCAGGCTGAGGAGGACAAGCGCAAGGGCGAGGAGCGGCTCAAGCGCGAGGAGGAGGAGAAGCGCAAGCAGGAAGAGGAGCGGAAGAAGCGCGAAGAAGAAGAGAAGAAAAAGCGGGAGGAGGAGGCCAAGCGCAAGCGCGAGGAGGAGGAGCGGCGCAAGCGTGAGGAAGAAGAGAAGAAGAAGAAGAAGCCCGCACTCGATGAGGACGATCTCCGGAACTACTAG
- a CDS encoding S41 family peptidase translates to MNRLLHSWRVALAAGLLLAVPTARADREDTTYKNLEVFARVLSYVENNYVEPVDQRRLMHGAIKGMLETLDPHTLFMPPEVFKEMKIDTSGEFGGLGVEIARKVDRLVVVAAIDDTPAARAGLRPGDEILRIDDESTQGRDLPWALQKMRGPAGKRVLLTIMRDGFSAPREIAIIRDHIRIVSVEGSLYGGIGYVKVKNFQDRTDLYLRKELDRLRGLNGGKELRGLVLDLRNNPGGLLDQAVAISDRFLPGNLTIVSTKGRNGANATDERSKDRDTEANYPLVVLVNAGSASASEIVAGALQDHGRAVIMGTQTFGKGSVQTVIELEDGSGLKLTIARYYTPSGRSIQERGITPDFSVHEEPGGKPGRETREKDLERHFKAEPVVSAPEQSPSPRTLPANLKPWDVAAKLKDPPLKVALEYLHSMAGGEAGSAPRAGTTER, encoded by the coding sequence GTGAACCGCCTGCTCCACTCGTGGCGTGTGGCGCTCGCAGCGGGCCTGCTGCTCGCCGTGCCCACCGCGCGCGCGGATCGCGAAGACACCACCTACAAGAACCTCGAGGTGTTCGCGCGGGTGCTCTCCTACGTGGAGAACAACTACGTGGAGCCGGTGGATCAGCGCAGGCTCATGCACGGCGCCATCAAGGGCATGCTCGAGACGCTGGATCCCCACACCCTCTTCATGCCCCCCGAGGTCTTCAAGGAGATGAAGATCGACACCTCCGGCGAGTTCGGAGGCCTGGGCGTGGAGATTGCCCGGAAGGTGGATCGGCTCGTGGTGGTGGCCGCCATCGACGACACGCCCGCCGCGCGCGCCGGCCTGCGCCCGGGGGATGAGATTCTTCGCATCGACGACGAGTCCACGCAGGGCAGGGACCTCCCCTGGGCGCTCCAGAAGATGCGCGGCCCCGCGGGCAAGCGGGTGCTGCTCACCATCATGCGCGACGGCTTCAGCGCGCCGCGCGAGATCGCCATCATTCGCGACCACATCCGCATTGTCTCCGTGGAGGGCTCGCTCTACGGCGGCATCGGCTATGTGAAGGTGAAGAACTTCCAGGACCGCACGGACCTGTACCTGCGCAAGGAGCTGGACCGGCTTCGCGGGCTCAACGGCGGCAAAGAGCTGCGCGGGCTGGTGCTGGACCTGCGCAATAACCCCGGCGGGCTGCTGGATCAGGCGGTGGCGATCAGCGATCGCTTCCTGCCGGGCAACCTGACCATTGTCTCCACCAAGGGCCGCAACGGCGCCAACGCTACCGATGAGCGCAGCAAGGACCGCGACACGGAGGCCAATTATCCTCTGGTGGTCCTCGTGAACGCGGGCAGCGCCTCGGCCTCGGAGATCGTCGCGGGGGCGCTGCAGGACCACGGACGCGCCGTCATCATGGGCACGCAGACCTTCGGCAAGGGCAGCGTGCAGACCGTCATCGAGCTGGAGGACGGCTCCGGGCTGAAGCTCACCATCGCTCGCTACTACACGCCCAGCGGCCGCAGCATCCAGGAGCGCGGCATCACCCCGGACTTCTCCGTCCACGAGGAGCCGGGCGGCAAGCCGGGCCGCGAGACGCGCGAGAAGGATCTGGAGCGCCACTTCAAGGCGGAGCCCGTCGTTTCTGCTCCCGAGCAGTCCCCGAGCCCCCGCACGCTGCCGGCCAACCTCAAGCCCTGGGACGTCGCCGCGAAGCTGAAGGATCCGCCCCTCAAGGTGGCGCTGGAGTACCTCCACTCCATGGCTGGAGGAGAGGCGGGCTCCGCGCCCCGAGCGGGCACTACTGAGCGGTAG
- a CDS encoding alpha/beta fold hydrolase, with protein sequence MDLLGGVQKVMRHMLVARGVESKVVSVAGQSVHMYELKGQGKGPPVVLVHGLGGSANGFAKLFFGLAKRFSRVLAVDLPGHGFSAEYCGGPVCVRGQFDVLRLWCEQVVREPAFVVGNSLGGAMSVKLAGDHPELVKALGLVAPAGAALAPEALDALLSSFDIKTAAEARLLMGRLFHKPPLPVMLFAGELRKFYGTATVQALAAEARATRESLAPEVLKSLKMPVLLVWGGSERLLPAETLDYYRSHLPSHAQVRVVEGFGHIPQVERPEELASQLVRFADEAGL encoded by the coding sequence GTGGATCTGTTAGGCGGTGTGCAGAAGGTGATGCGCCACATGCTCGTGGCGCGCGGTGTGGAGTCCAAGGTCGTCTCCGTGGCCGGCCAGTCCGTCCACATGTACGAGCTCAAGGGGCAGGGCAAGGGGCCACCGGTGGTGCTCGTGCACGGCCTGGGAGGTTCCGCCAACGGCTTCGCCAAGCTGTTCTTCGGGTTGGCCAAGCGCTTCTCGCGAGTACTGGCGGTGGATCTGCCCGGGCATGGCTTCTCCGCCGAGTATTGCGGTGGGCCCGTCTGCGTGCGCGGCCAGTTCGATGTGCTCCGCCTCTGGTGTGAGCAGGTGGTGCGCGAGCCGGCTTTCGTGGTGGGCAACTCGCTGGGCGGCGCCATGTCCGTGAAGCTCGCGGGGGATCATCCCGAGCTCGTCAAGGCGCTGGGATTGGTGGCTCCGGCGGGCGCTGCGCTGGCGCCCGAGGCTCTGGATGCGCTCCTGTCCTCCTTCGACATCAAGACGGCTGCCGAGGCGCGCCTGCTCATGGGCCGCCTGTTCCACAAGCCGCCGCTGCCGGTGATGTTGTTTGCCGGGGAGCTTCGGAAGTTCTACGGCACCGCCACGGTACAGGCGCTGGCGGCCGAGGCCCGCGCCACCCGCGAGAGCCTCGCGCCCGAGGTGCTCAAGAGCCTGAAGATGCCCGTGCTGCTCGTCTGGGGAGGGAGCGAGCGCCTGCTCCCTGCCGAGACGCTGGACTACTACCGCTCCCACCTGCCGTCCCATGCCCAGGTGCGTGTGGTGGAGGGCTTCGGTCACATCCCCCAGGTGGAGCGGCCCGAAGAGCTCGCCTCGCAGTTGGTGCGCTTCGCGGACGAGGCAGGGCTGTAG
- a CDS encoding murein hydrolase activator EnvC family protein, with translation MSRTVLLMLLLGATAALAQDEAAERANVREQLATQRAAIALIESKKVSVLEAVELLEQMAGLARKRVQVVEKDLAAFRKRVAVAEREEAIARRVLQQQLQRLTPRLRALYRLTRRQPIEALLTSEDFSSLVWRARTLEATMKSDLELLRAVQHVARLEHQTVLELRRLQSSLTARQAFLKEQVAFAQQQQAALKDVVATLTGEVDLVKRVVRELEQADGELTRMLEDMKEGTTATGFRALKGKLPMPTVGIIEVGFGKVINPRFNTVTVQKGVDLRAPEGAPVYSVAPGTVVFAGTLRGYGNLLILDHGNGYHSLMAHLATVGPAVGAEVQAGDDVGTVGDTGSLKGAYLYFEIRKGGVAVDPAPWFARSP, from the coding sequence ATGAGCCGGACGGTTCTCCTCATGCTGCTGCTGGGAGCCACCGCCGCGCTCGCACAAGACGAGGCGGCCGAGCGGGCCAACGTGCGCGAGCAGCTCGCCACCCAGCGCGCCGCCATCGCCCTCATCGAGTCCAAGAAGGTCTCGGTGCTGGAGGCCGTGGAGCTCCTGGAGCAGATGGCAGGCCTGGCTCGCAAGCGCGTGCAAGTCGTGGAGAAGGATCTGGCCGCCTTCCGCAAGCGCGTGGCCGTCGCCGAGCGCGAGGAGGCCATTGCACGCCGGGTGCTCCAGCAGCAGCTGCAGCGGCTCACGCCCCGGTTGCGGGCCCTGTACCGGTTGACGCGCCGCCAGCCCATCGAGGCGCTGCTCACCTCGGAGGACTTCTCCTCGCTCGTGTGGCGCGCGCGGACGCTCGAGGCCACCATGAAGAGCGACCTGGAGCTGCTGCGCGCCGTACAGCACGTGGCGCGGCTGGAACATCAGACCGTGTTGGAGCTGCGGCGCCTGCAGTCCTCGCTCACCGCGCGCCAGGCGTTCCTCAAGGAGCAGGTGGCCTTCGCCCAGCAGCAGCAGGCGGCGCTGAAGGACGTCGTGGCCACGCTCACCGGCGAGGTGGATCTGGTGAAGCGCGTGGTGCGCGAGCTGGAGCAGGCGGACGGCGAGCTCACGCGCATGCTCGAGGACATGAAGGAGGGCACCACGGCCACCGGCTTCCGCGCGCTCAAGGGCAAATTGCCCATGCCCACCGTGGGCATCATCGAGGTGGGCTTCGGCAAGGTGATCAACCCCCGCTTCAACACCGTCACCGTGCAGAAGGGCGTGGACCTGCGCGCTCCCGAGGGCGCTCCCGTGTACTCCGTGGCCCCGGGCACCGTCGTCTTCGCCGGGACCCTCCGGGGCTACGGCAACCTGCTCATCCTGGACCATGGCAACGGCTACCACTCGCTCATGGCCCACCTGGCGACGGTGGGGCCCGCGGTGGGCGCCGAGGTCCAGGCGGGCGACGATGTCGGCACCGTGGGAGACACCGGCTCGCTCAAGGGGGCCTACCTCTATTTCGAGATTCGCAAGGGCGGGGTGGCCGTGGATCCAGCACCCTGGTTCGCTCGCAGCCCTTGA